One window of the Stegostoma tigrinum isolate sSteTig4 chromosome 16, sSteTig4.hap1, whole genome shotgun sequence genome contains the following:
- the cbln1 gene encoding cerebellin-1 yields the protein MLELLFGLVWFAGLVCGQNETEPIVLEGKCLVVCDSNPTSDPTGTALGISVRSGSAKVAFSVIRSTNHEPSEMSNRTMIIYFDNILVNVGSNFDSERSTFIAPRKGIYSFNFHVVKVYNRQTIQVSLMLNGWPLISAFAGDQDVTREAASNGVLTQMEKGDRAYLKLERGNLMGGWKYSTFSGFLVFPL from the exons ATGTTGGAGTTGCTGTTCGGTTTGGTGTGGTTTGCGGGACTCGTGTGCGGCCAGAATGAGACAGAGCCCATCGTCCTGGAGGGCAAGTGCCTGGTGGTTTGTGACTCGAATCCCACCTCGGATCCTACAGGGACTGCACTCGGGATTTCCGTGCGATCCGGCAGCGCCAAGGTGGCTTTCTCAGTGATCAGGAGCACCAACCACGAGCCCTCGGAGATGAGCAACAGGACCATGATTATATACTTTGATAAT ATACTAGTGAATGTGGGTTCTAATTTTGACTCGGAGAGAAGCACCTTCATAGCGCCACGCAAAGGAATTTACAGTTTTAACTTTCACGTGGTAAAAGTGTATAACCGGCAAACGATCCAG GTGAGCCTGATGCTGAATGGATGGCCGTTGATTTCAGCCTTTGCAGGAGATCAGGATGTGACAAGAGAGGCTGCTAGCAACGGAGTGTTGACCCAGATGGAAAAGGGAGACCGAGCCTACCTTAAATTAGAACGAGGAAACCTAATGGGAGGGTGGAAATACTCAACTTTCTCTGGATTCCTGGTGTTTCCGCTTTAA